From the Papaver somniferum cultivar HN1 chromosome 2, ASM357369v1, whole genome shotgun sequence genome, the window aaggattctgaggaaaacctacatatgaagtcacttgaatgtgataatatgtatcaaaagtactttttgttggaagagaaacttgtcgaATCTGAAGaaaggattaactctcagcaaacaagttttgacgacagagaaagtgcttatctcactcgagaaagtctccttgaggctgatttagctgctgctcttgataaaatcaagaggttggaagatgacttgaaaaagttcaatactagttcaagcagaTTAACCaatatgctaggagaaagtaaaaatcatcgtgatatacGAGGATTAGGATATAAGAGAATAGATGATCcaattagcaaagaggtaaaatttgtcaaggctagtgattcttctcaaaaaaaggtttctactgatggaaaaagtgaaataccttcacctgcagttaaggttcaaaagagcaaactttaccaacctccaaagtcagcacacatggatcgaggtaaaAACATTCCGTATGtctgccactattgcggaaataaaggacacccTGAACGAAGATGTCGTATTcttttaaggaatgaaaaacttcacaacattcttgcatagTGTCTAACGAAGTTATTAAACCAGTGTCTcatattgttggagtaaaagACGTTTTCAACAAACAAGAAAAATACTGTGATAAGTCTTTTCTTGATTGTGTTTTTGCGAAAAATGCTTACGATAATAGAAGGAAGGACAGAAGAATATCTGACTCCATAAACTATTCTAAGAAGAGGAAAatacataggagaaagaaagaaagatcaAGTTCCTTATCTCTCCCTGAAAAAGGCTGCGGATCCAAGAATTCAGCTCCAGATTTCTTACacatcaacaatcgagtctcggAACTTAAGATAAGCATAAACGGACTCAAACGGGGCATtaaaaaaacatggaaagcagTTGGTACAGGTACTCCTAGTTCCTCTCATAATAAAACTTCTTCAACCTTGACATGTGATGTTTCTCTAAATACCCTTGATAGAGAAAAGGAAGAAGTCAacattgatgagcaaaatgctcatctcaTAACACCATGACTGCTCTCTATAGCATCCCTCTTAGTGGATTAAGAAGGATAATCCTTGTTCTCAAGAAGctgtcttgagaaagctgtcatgGTTGTATGGTTTCTTTTTGTTGAGcctcgttttttttcttcttcgcgAAGTTTGTTTCTAATCATCCTCTGTTGAGGAAAATTCTATGTTCAACCAACCTCCCACTAAGTTTTTGCTTCTCTATTTTTCTTTGGTCACATTGTTTTATGACCACTACTGCACGATTACCATACCCACACGAACGTCAAGTTTCCTAGGGTTGTTATGGAACCTTTTATATACCTATATATATATGTCAATTGACACTTTGTTCCATAAGGTCAAAAAGATTCTGCCGAGTCTTCTCtatgtgcacaatggatggaagcaacaaaGATATGGTCGAGGAAGGCAAGACTATCGAGTTCCATGAAGATCCTGTTTTCATATTATGTCATcatgctattgatcatgaaaacaaactaccagttcagatgtcttcacaactagtaggaaatcttcttcgggattttgaagttgttcgtgaacaacttggaattacAACAAGGAATTTTGAGTTCCTGAAGAACAAACTAAAGGAAAAATATGATGAGATTGTTTTTGTTCAAACCCTCGTTGCTGAACATGTCTAGGGTTTTTCAAAACAGTTTTCCTAgtgaatcttctatttttcttgttctgcttagaagaataactagaatttggaatagccattattgtgattacacatagctatgtccaatgttttcatcttcatgtttttagatttatttgtttaaattctaaatttgtttggaagatgatttttgaagtattaatctttatggttttatatattgcaatattgttatgggatatgtgtgtttacgtctgtgaacttgattgtcccatactttgtcaaaagtaaagtcgttcgtgagttgatatgtatgtattgatgaaagaatgaattgaattttggcaaatacaaaagttaagcctattatgtcaatctttTGATAacatataggttaaaatcttttgtgattcaaggattaagtctattggatgtcatgtgcaaatgaaaatagaatgagtccttgattattccacggtattaggtcgatctctgatccacattttttgtacatactgtgttgttccataaagtgtcttatgttgagctataGCGACTAAGTTAttgttttggcatggttgtcattccatgagatacttgttgtcgagcatgaccaattaaattgattacttttttgattactttgattgagtttttggatatagaaaatcattcttatggtttttggtgtccaataaaaatccttattttctcttgaaattaaggtcgctcttgctgttctttcgggaatgacatttaatgggggagagttcttttgaacttatgcttaattgccaaatctttgtggggagtgaggctgtggaatattttaggggttatcttgtatctttaaactccttgatgaattcatttatcTTTGGCTTTATggttgcatctaaagaacaagttggtatatactttcttttggtcatgaaatgtctcttttggaaatttcattaggatcctgttcttgtacctttgccaattttattgacaaaaatggggaaaattaatatgtagttcacactacaaatacatatggttttcggatcattgtgtaagggggagtggtttccatgtgagatggagtattgactaagagggagtgacatatcatcatagtatttttgttaaagttgtgatacaattgaactttgatgctgtgtaataataccatgacactgtataacaatgattgagaactcttgttttctcgttgttatagctacggattttcaacaacgatgatactaaacttacaacctttgggatcattggagtacttgggagtgacgaagatttcaagtaatgttgaagattaggcatatggaataggagcttcaaaaatgtatttatcttttttgtattccatatgtattaatagttttgccgctaaaattgacaaagggggagattgttagagcattgctcggtcgaactcgcatgcgttgcaatctcaagaatgtttgtcaatgttagtgatcaaaaccataagtcttgatttctagtttactatatctaaggtctcggactaggatagaaagtgtagttgatctcaaaaaCTACATGGCaaccatcatacaagatgaaggactactcaaggaaccggtggatcttcatcgactaaaaggtatgtggagacttgaacttatctatcactcaaaagtctatctactctatctcctatcttgagacaaaagtcgttttgctatatagacttaaattatacacatttgatatttcgatccgagtttaactcgcctatctatttctcgaaatgtgttggtaaagcttttgctttagcgaagttcatctttacctagtgacgaaagtcatgttatgtttcaatcactttgaaaattgctctgacgaaaaatggtttgtgaataacaactatataacatcctctaagaatgtttcaatgattaaaacgagagtttagattgcataaccattgatggatataagcattgttgtggaaacacatatatgtataagtcctatttattgaaccaaagtttacgaactttgtaaATCAAGAGAGCCGGAATTGTTTTCACAGTTTGTGAActtaatccgcgaactggcggaagttctcaaacccgagaatttatgctggagtttgtgaactccagccgggaatttaagtccgcaaacccagtccgcgaacttgagtaggttatatctaaaaacgattgttgttgaactcatctttattgattaaggaatggttttgcaaaccgtggctataaagttcatgaaccgcttcgattgaatcaaattgtttttgcttcgattgtgtcttgtgaagttacataagatctaagcaattgaaaaactctctaactagttcatttgagtcattttaactagttatggtgaagaagaatatggttgatatgaaagtgatcatatggctaaccatttggttaattattgttgaaccaactaatatacaagtttggttacggttacacaagcccaagaacgtgcatttcatttgtgtatgacaagctatgttttcgatctagcggttgataaatattagcttgaatctaatcaggttttcatctaatggtgaatatttaatggtttgttactaagctaacattgattgcaaaccttgattgaaagactgtataagggagaactctagcaactgggaaaactaatcctcacacattctgtgtgatactagttgtgctaagctagagtcgattctcctttaacctttggttttcttttctcaaaccgggttaacgacttaaagacttcattgggattgtgaagccatactgatactacttttcttgtagttgtgtgatccgatcttgttgtttctatcgtacgagtacaattgtaataattggcttgagatttatatctccgataggcaagataaaaagtaatcacaaacatatttgtctcatcgtttgtgattacacaatatttttttcgctacgtcgattaaaactattgtgaggtgattgataatactaggctgttcttcgggagtataagtccggattatcaattggttcttgttcaccttgatttatcaaaagacggaaaaaaactcgtaggtatattcatgggagacggatttatctattaccgtagacttttctgtgtgatacaaatttgtttattaaagtcttcgactttgggtcgtatcaactcttagttatgggcgagatcagctaagggaatcaagtacgtagcatcctgctgggatcaaagacgtaggagcataattgtaccttggatctgtgtgagattggttggggttcaactacagtccagtccgaagttagtttggagtaggctagtgtctgtagcgtcttaatacagtgtgtgtgtttaatttgcggtttcctcgttaaccaaattctggtgtctgtgttatttctattttcgcattatattgtttatctttataattgaaataatacatgttgtgcgttaaatatcatcaattagaatatccaacctttggttgttgatttacattgattgatccttggaaattggtctttggtaccatccaagttattccttgtatttgattaaagactcactgattctattagattgagtaaatcaaatcaagagagggatattaactcctcgatatactttaatttagattgagtctgactgtctagttaattctctagtaaagtatattggagttagtccatacagattgctaagcgaaatattgggtggtgttgttagacccccgctttttcaagcctGTTTTGGGCAGATGGTAGGTCAAGAGAAAAATATAAAGAGTTTGGTGAGGTTATTTCTTTTGACACCACATACTTGGTGAACCGGTATGATATGCTGTTTGCTCCATTTGTTGGGGTAAATCACCATGGAGAATCAGTATTATTAGGATGTGGGTTGGTAGTACATGAAGATACAGATTCTTTTGTATGGTTATTTTCAAAGTGGCTTGATTGTATGTCTGGATGTGCTCCTCCTGCAATAATAACTGACCAAGCCAAGGCCATGCAAAATGCCATAGAAATATTCTCCCCAACAGTAGACACAGATGGTGCATATGGCATGTGATGAAAAAAATTCCGGAGAAGTTTAAAAGTCATAGTAATTATTCGCGCATTACGTTTATGATGAAAAAAGTTGTTTATAATTCTCAATATCCATCAGAGTTTGAAACAAAATGGATGGAGATGTTCCAGAAGTATGAATTGTGTGACAATGAATGGCTTAAAGACTTACACGAAGACAGGCAAGGGTACCTTGTTTTTTAAATGACTGTTTCTGGGATGGAATGAAATCTACACAAAAAAAGCGAGAGTATGAACTCATTTTTCGATGGTTACCTTGGTCCAAAGACAAATTTGAAAAAATTTGTAGAGAAATTTGAACGTGCAACGAGGGACAAGGCAGAGAAAGAGACTGTAGTTGATGCACAAACGTGTTCCAAATTGATTCCTAGTGCTACATTTTTTGAAATGGAAACACAGATGCAGGGGCTGTATACTTTGTCGAAGTTTAAAGACTTTCAAAATGAACTGACCTCAAAAATGTATTGTGAACTTATTAAACAAGAAGAGGATCCTCTCGGAACATTTAAGTATGTTACTCATGCAAGTGTGTGGATCGAAGGGATTGATGGGCAAAAGATTCAAAAGCAAATGAACTTTGATGTGATCTTTTATTCAAATAATTGTGAGGTATCTTGTAGTTGTCGGATGTTTGAGTTTGAAGGAATGCTATGTATACATGCTCTCAATGTATTAATTAGGCATGAAATCAAGTTGATACCTGATAAGTATATAAAAACAATATGGAGGAAAGATGTGAAGAGGTCTCACACAAGTATGAAAGCTAATACTGGGTTTTGGCAAAACAGTGTTGAGCGTGATCGTTATAATAACTTGAGTATTATTTTCAGTGAGGTTGCGACATGGAAGTAAAATCAGAACTTAGTTTCAATGATCTTAGGCAATTGTTAGTCATACAATTggatttgttaaaaaaaaaaaataacgcaATTTGTGAGATTGAGACAGAGAGTCCCGCCACTAATGAGAGTATATAGGAGTGCAAGAAAGTGATTCGCGGGGAGCAGATATTGTGGATACTATACAGTGGATGTTGACGATTCGGTAGTCACGGATGTGCTTAATCCTGAGGATAAAACTAAAAGACCAGGCAAACCACGAATTAATACGTATAAAGCTACATGGAAACGTAACAAGAAGAATCCTATAGCTGACAATAGTGGGAATGCATGTAATCAAGAAGATGGTTTGGTATTTGTTGATGTACCTGTACCAAAGACTAAAAAACGAGGCAGACCACCGGGCAGTAAGAATAAAAATCCTAAAACAACCAATTTGGGGGGAGATGGAAATGTGCAGGTAACTTATTTTGATCATTCTCTATTGTTAATTATTTTTATCTCGCACTGTAATGACTAGTACAATTGGCATTATACATAGGTTGTACCAAAGCAAAAAACATAATGGAATAACAACTCCTAATTATATGTATCAAACAGATGGAATGTTACCCCAAGTACCTATGTGTCAATATAATGGAGTTATAAGACAAACTCATATGTATCAAGCGAACGGATTATTACCACAAGTGCCTCAACCTTGGGGATTCTATCAGCATCCACCTTCTCATCACGTAGGACTACCGATGGTATGACTTCTTCCCATGAAGCTCTGTAATTTTTTATTGCGACTTGTTTCCATTAGATCTGTATTTTTCTTATGACTTGTTTCTATGGAGATATGTTACTGATTTGTCATCGTTGTTATTGTAGGAATTCAATGGAGCAAATTCTTTTCGTGCTCAATAGTCTGCATCAGTGTTGCCGCCTAATGCGCCTAATCTGCAGATGTATAACTCAATTTGGCAGTAAAACCACCAAACTGCATCTTCTTTACTAATTGTGGATTGAATGCTTAAAATTTTTCTGCTTTTTTGGAAGACATGCAACTTGTTTTTTTGAAAGACTTGCAGCCTGTTCTTTTTTGGTAAATATGCGACTTGTTTAGTAGGACCTGCAGAGTTATAGCTTGTTCCCTATCGGTAAATATGCTTGTTTAGTAAGACCTGCAGCTTGTTCTCTATTGGTAAATATGCGACTTGTTTTGTTTTGTACGTCGTCGATGTAATTATATAAAAGAGTATGCTGTAATTATGTAAAAGACTATATATAATCTACTTCTGTTTAATGTAATTTCACTTCTGTATTTTGAAAGTTGTCCCTGTCGTTAGCAGTAACTTCAACAAGTTCTATTATTCCGGTGCACAAAGAGAACATGAGAGAGAACTATAGAAAAAACTATgaatttgaattaaaaaaaatagtcAAAGTCTACAATCACAATTATATGAAAATCTGATGCAAAGTTTAAAATTCATATTCAGAATTACAATAGAGGAATTTGATTGTTAATCAAAAATTTCTAACGATCTTTTTCGTCAAATGAAAGTTTCTCATATCCAGCTGCTTGGACCACTGATGCATATAAGCTTTTGTGGGTTCTGATTCCTGTTACCTTATCAAATTCCACTCCAGCTTTCACTTCAACTTTCCGAAATTGTGTAACTTCGCACGTATTTACATCCGTAACTTTGTGGGTTCTAATTTTGCACGCATCTACATCCATAACTGCGTATTATCATGAAAGGATTCAGAGACAGGTGACATCTCATAATTGTTGACAAAATATGAAACTCTTGCACTAAATCAAAGCACTCAACAATGACAAAGAATTAAGCACTAACTAAAACGCAAAAATTCAATAAAATTAAAACGCAACAATAGAAAGATCAAAATCAAGTGGACATGCGACTAACCTATATATTTGAGGTTTGAAAAAAtgcaatgaaacaacaaaaaacaTTTCAGAGAGCACCCTATACACTTACCTTACCTTATCAATATATATCAACAAGTGCAGTCCCAACAAGCACATCCGGTAGAAAACCAAACTTCAACACTTTGGCAGGGAAATTTCTTCCTGCAAAACTGTGTAACATCCAACTAAGTCGATTCTTACAATTATCAGTAAAAGCATACTATCACTGAAACAAACTAAAATTATTTATTCACAACAAATTATCGAACACTTCATGTGCACTTACATATTTCAATTTTTCAGATAAAAATGTAGAAATTGATTCAATTAAATATTTACTTTCAAATTATCACTACAAATCATAATTACAACAAACCCATCACTTTACAAAATCAAACTCATATAAACATACACCGACCATCTCATATAAATCAAAGTAGAAAAAGATATAAATAAACATAGAACTACTGAATAACATTACCCTATGAGATTAACCCTTAAGAGTTTAAGAAACCCAACTCTTCTTTTTCAAATTCCATGATGAAAAAATTAACAAACGAGACCTATATTATATATATGGACTACCCAAtctataccaaaaaaaaaaaaaaaaaacctacacAGTACAATCTAAGAATATCGGTAATGGTAGAATCACTTACTGATTTCAATCTTCAACAGATGAAGAGAAACATTCGTAAGAAGTTTACCCGTTTCTCTTATTTTCTCTCTTTTGGCTCAAATCTAGATTTTGTTCTGTCGACTTTATTTAGTTTTATCTCTCTAACTGCAGCACTAAATAAAGAGAGAAAATTTTGACAGAATATGGTTTCTCTCTCCCACGTTTTATTACACGTGTTACAACACGTCATCTGAGCTGTGAGTAGTGCGGTGAAGAGTGTTGGGAATAGGATTATCGATAAAATATTATCAAATATTATCACAAGTAACCATGTAGAACAGTGGTTGAGCATTCCCATATGACACATGAGGTAGTAGGTTTGAATTCCaccattttcttttaaaatttttAGAAGTTTGACCATTTTGCTTTTCTGACTTTGGTCAAAATCATTGACTATACGCTTCACAGTCAGAACACTTCATAGGTACGCTTCAGAGCGTTTCTGGAAAAAATTGAAGCGAAGCGTAaagcgtacgcttttaaaaaccatggtttggatcaaggtttgaaaaacacccGTTTTTACCAGAAAAACGGCCATTAAAACGGTCACACCAATATACCGTGTCCGTGAGGGTGTCTGAACCCGTGCCTTTGTAATACTAATAAATAGAAAATAACGACAGTTTTTTAGGACCGTTTTTCAATTTTCACACACGTTATAATTGTTTTTGTTAAATTAGTAcgaatgttttttcttttgaataacaTTTTAACGTGCGTTTTTTAGAATGTTTTCTCGTTATCACGCACGTTATAATCGTGTAAATAACTTTATTAccattttttgagttttttttctttttcttgattgAAAGCTTAAAACTtagaattaaaattttaaaataatataGGAAAAGTAACTTACATGATTAAAAACTTCAAATTTAAAAAACATAAGATTATTAAACTAGTGTTCATCATTTAAAAAGTTACGCGAACCAACTACGACCACCACCTTTTTTCGATCTATTcatgtatttttcattttctcgGCGGTTCCTTTCCTCATTATACTCATTGTCTTGGGGATACTGGTTTCCTTCG encodes:
- the LOC113350836 gene encoding protein FAR-RED IMPAIRED RESPONSE 1-like — its product is MNSFFDGYLGPKTNLKKFVEKFERATRDKAEKETVVDAQTCSKLIPSATFFEMETQMQGLYTLSKFKDFQNELTSKMYCELIKQEEDPLGTFKYVTHASVWIEGIDGQKIQKQMNFDVIFYSNNCEVSCSCRMFEFEGMLCIHALNVLIRHEIKLIPDKYIKTIWRKDVKRSHTSMKANTGFWQNSVERDRYNNLSIIFSEVATWKYCGYYTVDVDDSVVTDVLNPEDKTKRPGKPRINTYKATWKRNKKNPIADNSGNACNQEDGLVFVDVPVPKTKKRGRPPGSKNKNPKTTNLGGDGNVQEFNGANSFRAQ